The following are encoded together in the Xanthomonas vesicatoria ATCC 35937 genome:
- a CDS encoding DUF4126 domain-containing protein — MSEAHLFVIGILLAWLAGIRVYLTVFGVGLAGLLGWIELPPALHPAQSWWVLGTSGALAVAEFFADKIPGVDSGWDLLQTLARVPAGAFLAAATLSPDGDLGAGALAAGAGVALTSHTLKAGTRALLNTSPEPASNWVASLAEDTIATTALALALAHPWLALSLAVGSSLLAALVVWWVWRLLWRGMRRLVAPMRAASTPAARRSPLS, encoded by the coding sequence ATGAGCGAAGCCCATCTGTTCGTGATCGGCATCCTGCTGGCCTGGCTGGCCGGCATCCGGGTGTATCTCACCGTGTTCGGCGTCGGCCTGGCCGGCCTGCTCGGCTGGATCGAGCTGCCGCCCGCCCTGCACCCGGCCCAGTCGTGGTGGGTGCTGGGCACGTCCGGCGCGCTGGCGGTGGCCGAATTCTTCGCCGACAAAATTCCCGGCGTGGATTCGGGCTGGGATCTGCTGCAGACCCTGGCACGCGTGCCGGCCGGCGCATTTCTGGCCGCCGCGACGCTGTCGCCGGACGGCGACCTGGGCGCAGGCGCGCTGGCGGCAGGCGCCGGTGTGGCGCTAACCAGCCACACGCTCAAGGCCGGCACGCGCGCATTGCTCAACACCTCGCCGGAACCAGCCAGCAACTGGGTCGCGTCGCTGGCCGAAGACACCATCGCCACCACAGCGCTGGCGTTGGCCTTGGCGCACCCGTGGCTGGCGCTGAGTCTGGCGGTGGGGTCCAGCCTGCTGGCCGCGCTGGTGGTGTGGTGGGTGTGGCGATTGCTGTGGCGTGGCATGCGCCGACTGGTTGCGCCGATGCGCGCGGCAAGCACGCCGGCTGCACGCCGCTCCCCGCTATCGTGA
- a CDS encoding DUF6776 family protein, translating into MRPAARVQIVQRESGGGPSRGRWLWSVIILLWLASLGGVWWMATRTAAPRLVEAETALQQAQRSQAQQRRLIEQLQQRQVNLAMSDKISRAANTEVQASLAERDEQIAALRADVAFYERLVGSTAQRKGLNAHSVQFTAEAGGTWNYSVVLTQNLNRGAISQGQLRFAVEGVRAGKLVTVSWNELHQKSDAAGQPYSFRYFQQLDGSVILPKDFTPQRVKISLSGDGAPVNQTFDWKVAGNGAGE; encoded by the coding sequence ATGAGACCAGCCGCACGCGTTCAGATCGTCCAACGGGAGTCGGGCGGTGGTCCTTCCCGCGGCCGTTGGCTGTGGAGTGTGATCATCCTGCTCTGGCTGGCCTCGCTGGGCGGGGTGTGGTGGATGGCTACACGCACCGCCGCGCCACGGCTGGTCGAAGCCGAGACGGCGTTGCAACAGGCCCAGCGCAGCCAGGCCCAGCAGCGCCGGCTGATCGAACAATTGCAGCAGCGGCAGGTCAATCTGGCGATGTCCGACAAGATCAGCCGCGCCGCTAATACCGAAGTGCAGGCCTCGCTGGCCGAGCGCGACGAGCAGATCGCCGCGCTGCGCGCCGATGTGGCCTTCTACGAGCGGCTGGTGGGCTCCACCGCGCAGCGCAAGGGGCTCAATGCGCACTCGGTGCAGTTCACTGCCGAGGCCGGCGGCACCTGGAACTACAGCGTGGTGCTGACCCAGAACCTCAACCGCGGCGCGATCAGCCAGGGCCAGCTGCGCTTTGCGGTGGAGGGCGTGCGCGCCGGCAAGCTGGTCACGGTGAGCTGGAACGAGCTGCACCAGAAGTCGGACGCGGCCGGCCAGCCCTATTCGTTCCGCTACTTCCAGCAGTTGGACGGCAGCGTGATCCTGCCGAAGGATTTCACCCCGCAACGTGTCAAAATCTCCCTGAGCGGCGATGGGGCGCCGGTCAATCAGACATTCGATTGGAAAGTCGCCGGCAATGGCGCGGGGGAGTAG